A single window of Senegalia massiliensis DNA harbors:
- a CDS encoding peptidase U32 family protein encodes MKYIELLAPAGDLEKLKMAINYGADAVYLGGEEFGLRAKAKNFSIDEIKSGVQYAHERGKKVYITLNIIPHNEDLEGLEKYILDLEKANVDAFIVADPGVFSIVKKVVPNMEIHLSTQANTTNYSTANFWHQQGVKRIVVARELSLEEIENIKNNTPDTLEIEAFVHGAMCISYSGRCLLSNYMVGRDANRGECAQACRWKYNLVEEKRPGEYYPVYEDEKGTYIFNSKDLCMIEHLPKLIDSGVKSLKIEGRMKSSYYVATVIRSYRMAIDAYLKDPKNYKYNKEWLNEIKKASYRDFTTGFYFDKPDSEDQLYGSSSYIRNYDFIGLILDYDKENKLATVEQRNRVFKNDKIEIFGPNKDFYTQEITKMFDEDGKEIDVAPRAKQIFKIKVDKPVEKWDMIRKAREE; translated from the coding sequence ATGAAATATATTGAATTATTAGCACCAGCAGGAGATTTAGAAAAATTAAAAATGGCAATAAATTATGGTGCTGATGCAGTATACTTAGGAGGAGAAGAATTTGGTCTTAGAGCTAAAGCCAAAAACTTCTCTATAGATGAGATAAAATCTGGAGTGCAATATGCACATGAAAGAGGTAAAAAAGTATATATAACACTAAATATTATTCCCCATAATGAGGATTTAGAAGGTTTAGAAAAATATATATTAGATTTAGAAAAAGCAAATGTAGATGCTTTCATAGTAGCTGATCCTGGAGTTTTTTCAATTGTAAAAAAAGTTGTACCTAATATGGAAATACATTTGAGTACCCAAGCTAATACAACTAATTATAGTACAGCTAATTTTTGGCATCAACAAGGAGTAAAAAGAATTGTAGTTGCAAGAGAATTGTCTCTTGAAGAAATAGAAAATATAAAAAATAATACTCCAGATACTCTTGAGATAGAAGCTTTTGTTCATGGAGCAATGTGTATTTCATATTCTGGAAGGTGTTTACTTAGTAACTATATGGTTGGAAGAGATGCCAATAGAGGTGAATGTGCACAAGCATGTCGTTGGAAATATAACTTAGTTGAAGAAAAAAGGCCAGGAGAATATTATCCAGTTTATGAAGATGAGAAAGGCACATATATATTTAATTCAAAAGATTTATGTATGATAGAACATCTTCCAAAGCTTATAGATTCAGGAGTAAAAAGCCTTAAAATAGAAGGGCGTATGAAGAGCTCATACTATGTAGCTACAGTTATAAGGTCATATAGGATGGCAATTGATGCTTATTTAAAAGATCCTAAAAATTATAAATACAATAAAGAATGGTTAAATGAAATTAAAAAAGCAAGTTATAGGGATTTTACTACAGGTTTTTATTTTGATAAACCTGATAGTGAAGATCAATTATACGGATCTAGTTCTTATATAAGAAATTATGATTTTATAGGTTTGATTTTAGATTATGATAAAGAAAATAAACTTGCAACTGTTGAACAAAGAAACAGAGTATTTAAAAATGATAAAATTGAAATTTTTGGTCCTAATAAAGATTTTTATACTCAAGAAATCACTAAAATGTTTGATGAAGATGGAAAAGAAATTGATGTAGCACCACGTGCAAAACAAATATTTAAAATAAAGGTTGATAAGCCCGTAGAAAAATGGGATATGATAAGAAAAGCTAGAGAGGAATGA
- a CDS encoding O-methyltransferase gives MSNINKDYIEDYIRSVLPKRESFLVQLEEFAQENNIPIIHPEVAEFMRVILKIKDSKNILEIGTAIGYSSIVMSTSIKEGNIITIERQENMVKLANKNIEKTGIKNIEIKHGEAKDILPKLNKKFDFIFIDAAKGKYMEFLPYCINMLEDKGIILSDNVLFKGMVANDDLVVRRKKTIVTRMREYLDHISNHSELTTSIIPIGDGVALSYKESENK, from the coding sequence TTGAGTAATATAAACAAAGATTATATAGAAGATTATATAAGAAGTGTATTACCAAAAAGAGAGAGTTTTTTGGTTCAGTTAGAAGAATTTGCCCAAGAGAATAATATACCTATAATTCATCCAGAAGTTGCTGAATTTATGAGAGTTATTTTAAAAATAAAAGATTCTAAAAATATATTAGAGATAGGTACGGCAATAGGATATTCATCTATAGTAATGAGTACTAGTATAAAAGAAGGAAATATTATAACTATAGAAAGGCAAGAAAATATGGTTAAACTTGCAAATAAAAATATTGAAAAGACAGGAATCAAAAATATAGAAATAAAACATGGTGAAGCAAAAGATATACTACCTAAGTTAAATAAAAAGTTTGATTTTATATTTATAGATGCAGCTAAAGGAAAGTATATGGAGTTTTTACCTTATTGTATAAATATGCTTGAAGATAAAGGTATAATCTTGTCTGATAATGTGCTTTTTAAAGGTATGGTAGCAAATGATGATTTAGTTGTTAGAAGAAAAAAGACAATAGTAACAAGAATGAGAGAATATTTAGATCATATATCTAATCATTCAGAACTTACAACAAGTATTATACCAATTGGAGATGGGGTTGCTTTATCATATAAGGAGAGTGAAAATAAATGA
- the mltG gene encoding endolytic transglycosylase MltG has protein sequence MNKMVKVLIISVVILIIVLGGLKYYYELNTRPVSSDGEQKSVKVEIQSGSTTSDIAKILKENNLIRDKNVFRVVSRIKGTEGKLKAGFYEFDSSMTPEEILNKLVVGGKDGGTIKFTIPEGFTIEEIAEKLANENIINKDKFIDLTYDIEKFSKEYKFLNDIPEKMNMEGYLYPNTYEVYKDSTEYEIIKRMLDEFNNKYNEIIKNKEIPLDLNTYELITLASLVEREAKVDKDRNLVSSVIYNRLKIDMPLQIDATIQYALENRKEKLTYDDLEVDSIYNTYKNKGLPVGPICSPGIESINASLNPENTDYIFYVLKKDGSGEHFFTDDYNEFLKVKNGK, from the coding sequence ATGAATAAAATGGTTAAAGTTTTAATAATTAGTGTGGTAATATTAATAATTGTTTTAGGAGGATTAAAGTATTATTATGAGCTAAATACTCGACCAGTGTCATCTGATGGAGAACAAAAAAGTGTAAAAGTTGAAATACAATCTGGAAGTACTACTAGTGATATAGCTAAAATATTAAAAGAAAATAACTTAATAAGAGATAAGAATGTATTTAGAGTAGTATCTCGTATAAAAGGTACAGAGGGAAAACTTAAAGCTGGATTTTATGAATTTGATTCTAGCATGACTCCTGAAGAAATTTTAAATAAGTTAGTTGTAGGAGGAAAAGATGGAGGGACAATTAAATTCACAATTCCAGAAGGTTTTACTATTGAAGAAATAGCAGAAAAATTAGCAAATGAAAATATTATCAATAAAGATAAATTTATAGATTTAACTTATGATATTGAAAAGTTTTCAAAAGAATATAAATTTTTAAATGACATACCTGAAAAAATGAATATGGAAGGTTATTTATATCCGAATACTTATGAAGTATATAAAGACTCAACAGAATATGAAATTATCAAAAGGATGTTAGATGAATTTAATAATAAATATAATGAAATAATAAAAAATAAAGAAATTCCACTAGATTTAAATACCTATGAATTAATAACATTAGCTTCATTAGTAGAACGAGAAGCAAAAGTAGATAAAGATAGAAATTTAGTTTCATCTGTTATTTATAATAGATTAAAAATAGACATGCCATTGCAAATTGATGCTACTATACAATATGCATTAGAAAATAGAAAAGAAAAGCTAACATATGATGATTTAGAGGTAGATTCTATTTATAATACATATAAGAATAAAGGTTTACCAGTTGGACCTATATGTTCACCAGGAATAGAATCTATAAATGCTAGTTTAAATCCGGAAAATACTGATTATATATTTTATGTATTAAAAAAGGATGGAAGTGGAGAACACTTTTTTACAGATGATTATAATGAATTTTTAAAAGTTAAAAATGGAAAATAA
- a CDS encoding lysine exporter LysO family protein, producing the protein MSIKVILSVIGGILVGFFLEPDFIINHSDIIIDIGLCILLFFVGIDIGINIDVLTKIKKIGFKILLIPFMIILGSVFGAIIAGFLLGFPVNESGAVGAGLGWYTLSSMMLANYSPELSTLSFLSNVVREILALILIPIVAKYIGDLEAIAPSGATAMDTTLPIIAKATNPKTAIISFVTGVILSTSVPILVPFMISL; encoded by the coding sequence ATGAGTATTAAGGTTATATTATCTGTAATTGGGGGTATATTAGTTGGTTTTTTTCTTGAACCTGATTTTATAATAAATCATTCTGATATCATTATAGATATAGGCTTATGTATACTTTTATTTTTTGTAGGTATAGATATAGGAATAAATATAGACGTACTTACGAAAATAAAAAAAATTGGATTTAAAATTTTATTAATACCTTTTATGATTATATTAGGAAGTGTCTTTGGAGCTATAATAGCAGGATTCTTATTAGGATTTCCAGTAAATGAATCAGGAGCTGTAGGAGCAGGTCTTGGATGGTATACATTATCATCTATGATGCTTGCAAACTATTCTCCAGAGCTTAGTACATTATCATTTTTATCTAATGTAGTAAGGGAGATATTGGCTTTAATATTGATACCAATAGTAGCTAAATATATAGGTGATTTAGAAGCAATAGCACCATCTGGTGCAACTGCAATGGATACTACTTTGCCTATTATTGCAAAAGCTACCAATCCAAAGACTGCTATAATTTCATTTGTAACAGGAGTTATACTTTCAACATCAGTACCAATTTTAGTACCATTTATGATTAGTCTATAA
- a CDS encoding LysO family transporter yields MTLRLILYLSIILVGAYIGYKDFVHKNILDKLISIQSISILILLFVMGIKIGGDKEVISSFFTLGYQAFIFSVFSIALSVGFVMIIRRFIFNKNDMTDEEEKEGEV; encoded by the coding sequence ATGACTTTAAGACTTATACTATATCTATCAATAATATTGGTAGGTGCATATATAGGATATAAAGATTTTGTACATAAGAATATTTTAGACAAGTTAATATCAATACAATCAATTTCTATTTTAATATTATTGTTTGTAATGGGAATAAAAATCGGTGGAGACAAAGAAGTAATATCTTCATTTTTCACATTAGGATATCAAGCTTTTATTTTTTCTGTTTTTTCAATCGCACTAAGTGTTGGTTTTGTAATGATAATAAGACGCTTTATTTTTAATAAGAATGATATGACTGATGAAGAAGAAAAAGAGGGGGAAGTTTGA